From Hermetia illucens chromosome 6, iHerIll2.2.curated.20191125, whole genome shotgun sequence, one genomic window encodes:
- the LOC119658672 gene encoding uncharacterized protein LOC119658672, which translates to MFALKMKVLFVLMIIVAIAVAGDLNGSRDDDGETDIARKKKSKFPFHFLGYGVGIHALAILYWLKVKAIIISFFVGTAVVWGFRYFAHHFKSCPEVIHESPIIPIDHGYHGFHDHISYSAPHDFLDHDPYGGYSHFSESSPDVIESDSPPHRRRISSKGRKMSTEEQVSDIIFAFLGVGSDSCRKRFLCEMEFRSNDNPLTQMAFRVIGRGIFTKYVRNEDEEPMPRSFAECGQVHSDCKFIEENINIDETNEIDESEKNTTASTEIISPDPDPSEPAVESQRQIDTVAERILWRSSQ; encoded by the exons ATGTTTGCATTGAAAATGAAAGTGTTATTTGTTTTAATGATTATTGTGGCTATTGCGGTGGCTGGTGACTTAAATGGAAGtcgtgatgatgatggtgaaacgGATATAGCTAGGAAAAAGAAATCTaaatttccattccatttct tgGGATATGGAGTTGGAATACACGCCCTGGCTATCTTATACTGGCTCAAGGTCAAAGCTATCATAATTTCGTTCTTCGTTGGAACAGCAGTTGTGTGGGGTTTCCGATATTTCGCGCATCATTTCAAATCGTGCCCAGAAGTCATTCACGAAAGCCCCATCATACCGATTGATCATGG TTATCACGGATTCCACGATCACATTTCCTACTCGGCACCACACGATTTTCTCGATCACGATCCCTatggcggatattctcatttctcaGAATCATCCCCAGATGTGATTGAATCAGACTCGCCACCTCACCGTCGTCGAATATCCTCGAAAGGGCGAAAAATGTCAACGGAAGAGCA AGTCAGCGACATAATCTTCGCTTTTCTCGGAGTCGGATCGGATTCGTGTCGAAAACGCTTCTTGTGCGAAATGGAGTTTCGATCCAATGACAATCCTCTAACCCAAATGGCATTCCGTGTTATTGGACGTGGTATTTTCACCAAGTACGTCCGGAATGAGGACGAGGAGCCAATGCCTCGTAGTTTTGCAGAATGTGGCCAGGTACATAGCGATTGTAAATTTATCGAAGAAAATATCAATATAGACGAGACGAATGAAATTGATGAAAGTGAGAAAAATACAACGGCATCAACGGAAATAATATCACCAGATCCGGATCCAAGTGAACCTGCAGTGGAGTCACAGAGGCAGATTGATACTGTAGCGGAACGGATTCTTTGGAGATCGAGTCAATAA
- the LOC119658871 gene encoding nodal modulator 1, with amino-acid sequence MEVSRGSVVSFLVSLLVLATKAKSDEILGCGGFIRSHADIDFSKVEIKLLTKQGSLKDKTDCSPSNGYYFIPVYDKGEYILRISPPPGWSFEPESVDLNFDGKTDVCSQGKDVNFNFKGFGITGKISLAGQIGGAKDVTVTLESADGRDMRKTTSDINGIFSFTPIIPGKYHIKASHDKWHFSKPEYTVVVATGNTELPENSLVVSGFDVRGKFSNNGQTLSNVGVVLFKEKGQKLVSECSTKDLPLIVSGNSAFEQHPICFSEIDRNGEFLFRAVAPGKYLIRPAFDNKNLKLHIQPESFEFQVVRDTVILKDSFEITGFSVSGKVLTNAGGKGVPNAIVKLNGQTLTKTNSDGVYSLENMKGGSYSLAVEADDLKFAEQTVKLSISNPILPDIIVSTFKVCGEVISEHPHTVGITKLGSTFYTTASTTEHARHWCTYLPSGKYSVEVITTEEDKANGIQLYPVSQNMEIVSSPVSGIVFSQLKATISGKIKCLPDSSAECLNVDVTLHAVDASGRNTGQNFVTKAKGGAYTFENILPGNYKASIPQMKLCWDSTSKELNVKSANEQVAAFVQKGYEISIISSHRAQMQYKHHSQPEGKTERMDLMSGVNAFCVNKAGEYSLTVQGCHIYDVNLPKSFSTSDSNPVIIQAVAHKTGIRILSAERNTEPFEMQIEGKKGKNVVTSTLEANKVDGFYSYRFDTYLQPEELITVTPTSNVMLFKPKTKEVIGAKDCIDIAVSFVATQGLIIEGKILPPIEGAKVTLSFPSNPELQPIETTSSSRGGFKFGPIDSSLQVQLEAEKESYVFSDYDRVKNVFNAHKLCEIIVTVKDGKNGNKLSGVLLSLSGAESYRKNLVTGDDGVIKFHSLSPSQYFLRPMMKEYKFNPNSKIIDVKDGQTINIELSGERVAYSVFGTITSLNGDPFPNVVVEAISNEECLHHQEESSSAASGQYRIRALKPGCTYIVRPKEGEVNANVERSIPSHQSITIANEDIQDINLIAISPYEFVDVKVRVTASSNDYYKTLTLEMYRKGSADSPIFSQKVESPLNPKGSYNPGILVFFPTIPLDGKSYYVELKTSMSDKLFKYNLPTAYFLANTSSIYAELDFTPELKAGDGDLNQNSISALVLIALVAIAFFKQDLAMDFLNFVWGRLSSVANDLMQRQNKKKDNRFQEAINIKEIEEIAEGINSIKKKKTKKI; translated from the exons ATGGAGGTTAGTAGGGGTTCGGTGGTGTCTTTTTTAGTGAGTCTATTAGTTTTAGCAACTAAAGCCAAATCCGATGAAATTTTGGGATgtggaggattcatcagaagtCACGCTGACATTGATTTTTCAAAAGTGGAAATCAAATT ATTAACAAAACAAGGCAGCTTAAAGGATAAAACCGACTGCTCACCCTCAAATGGATATTACTTCATCCCAGTTTACGACAAAGGGGAATACATCCTAAGAATATCTCCGCCGCCTGGCTGGAGCTTCGAACCTGAATCGGTCGACTTAAActtcgatggaaaaactgatgtTTGTAGTCAAGGAAAAGATGTTAACTTCAACTTTAAAGGATTCGGTATCACTGGCAAAATATCATTGGCTGGACAAATTGGTGGCGCCAAGGATGTTACAGTTACATTGGAATCAGCAGACGGTCGAGATATGCGAAAAACGACAAGCGACATCAATGGAATCTTCTCATTCACTCCGATTATCCCTGGGAAATATCATATAAAAGCTTCGCATGATAAATGGCATTTCTCAAAACCTGAATACACTGTGGTAGTAGCAACTGGCAATACTGAACTGCCGGAGAATTCCTTAGTTGTTTCAGGATTTGATGTTCGCGGAAAATTTTCGAACAATGGGCAAACATTGAGTAACGTTGGTGTGGTTCTGTTCAAAGAAAAAGGT CAAAAGTTAGTTTCCGAATGTTCTACAAAGGATCTTCCTTTGATTGTATCAGGCAATTCAGCATTTGAGCAGCATCCGATTTGTTTTTCGGAAATTGATCGGAATGGCGAATTCCTCTTCAGAGCTGTAGCGCCCGGAAAGTATTTAATACGCCCTGCTTTTGACAATAAGAATCTTAAGCTGCATATCCAGCCAGAGTCGTTTGAATTCCAAGTAGTTCGCGATACTGTTATATTAAAAGACAGTTTTGAG ATCACTGGATTTAGTGTCTCGGGGAAGGTATTGACTAACGCAGGTGGGAAAGGTGTCCCCAATGCTATCGTCAAATTGAATGGGCAAACACTTACGAAAACCAACAGTGATGGTGTCTATTCGTTAGAGAACATGAAAGGTGGTTCATATAGTCTTGCTGTTGAGGCAG ACGACTTAAAATTCGCTGAGCAAACTGTCAAGTTGTCCATTTCCAATCCCATATTACCGGATATCATAGTCTCGACATTCAAAGTTTGCGGAGAAGTTATCTCTGAGCATCCACATACGGTTGGCATTACAAAACTTGGTTCGACGTTTTACACGACAGCCAGCACAACTGAACATGCACGACATTGGTGTACATATTTACCATCCGGGAAATATTCGGTCGAAGTGATAACGACAGAGGAAGATAAAGCCAATGGAATACA ATTGTATCCAGTATCACAAAATATGGAAATTGTATCGTCACCAGTGTCGGGGATCGTATTTTCGCAACTTAAAGCAACTATTTCAGGCAAAATTAAATGCTTGCCGGACAGTTCTGCTGAATGTTTGAATGTGGATGTAACACTGCATGCCGTCGATGCAAGCGGTAGGAATACAGGGCAGAATTTTGTGACAAAAGCTAAAG GAGGCGCCTACACCTTTGAAAATATCCTCCCTGGCAACTACAAGGCTTCAATTCCTCAGATGAAGCTTTGTTGGGACAGCACTTCGAAAGAACTCAACGTTAAATCCGCTAATGAGCAAGTTGCAGCTTTCGTTCAAAAGGGATATGAAATCTCGATAATTTCCAGTCATAGAGCTCAAATGCAGTATAAGCATCATTCGCAGCCGGAAGGGAAAACTGAAAGAATGGATTTAATGTCGGGCGTGAATGCATTCTGCGTGAATAAAGCTGGAGAGTATAGTCTTACCGTGCAAGGATGCCATATTTATGACGTAAATCTGCCAAAAAGCTTTTCAACATCCGATTCAAATCCTGTAATCATCCAAGCAGTTGCACATAAAACTGGTATTCGAATTCTCTCTGCTGAACGCAATACTGAACCATTTGAAATGCAAATTGaaggaaagaaaggcaaaaatgtAGTTACGTCTACCTTAGAAGCGAACAAGGTAGATGGATTCTACTCCTACCGCTTTGACACATACTTGCAGCCAGAGGAATTAATAACAGTGACTCCAACTAGTAATGTTATGTTGTTcaaaccaaaaacaaaagaagttATCGGTGCCAAGGATTGCATAGACATCGCTGTTAGCTTTGTGGCCACACAAGGCTTGATAATTGAAGGTAAAATATTGCCTCCAATTGAAGGGGCTAAAGTGACATTAAGTTTCCCAAGTAATCCGGAATTGCAACCAATCGAAACGACTTCATCATCTCGGGGAGGATTCAAATTTGGTCCGATCGATTCGTCGTTACAAGTACAATTGGAGGCAGAGAAAGAGTCATATGTCTTTTCCGACTATGATAGAGTTAAAAATGTATTCAATGCCCATAAGCTGTGTGAGATCATTGTCACTGTTAAGGATGGCAAGAATGGTAATAAATTGTCGGGTGTTCTGTTGTCGCTTTCTGGAGCCGAGAGTTATAGGAAAAATTTAGTAACTGGAGATGACGGAGTAATAAAATTCCATTCGCTCTCGCCTAGTCAGTACTTCTTGAGACCCATGATGAAAGAGTATAAATTCAAtccaaattcaaaaattattgaCGTGAAAGACGGTCAGACTATCAATATTGAATTGAG TGGCGAGCGGGTCGCTTATTCAGTATTTGGAACGATAACCTCCCTCAATGGTGATCCGTTTCCAAATGTAGTTGTTGAAGCAATTTCCAACGAGGAATGCCTACACCACCAAGAAGAATCGTCAAGCGCTGCCAGTGGCCAATACCGAATCCGTGCACTAAAACCAGGTTGTACATATATAGTGCGGCCGAAAGAAGGAGAAGTAAACGCAAATGTGGAACGCTCCATTCCGTCTCATCAATCAATTACCATTGCAAACGAGGATATTCAGGACATTAATTTGATTGCTATAAGTCCATATGAATTTGTTGACGTGAAAGTCCGTGTCACAGCGTCGTCGAATGATTACTATAAAACGTTAACATTGGAAATGTATCGGAAAGGAAGCGCGGACAGCCCAATTTTCTCACAAAAAGTAGAGAGCCCGCTTAATCCGAAAGGTAGCTACAATCCCGGAATTTTAGTTTTCTTTCCTACGATCCCACTAGATGGAAAGTCATACTACGTGGAGCTAAAGACTAGCATGTCGGATAAACTGTTTAAATATAACCTGCCAACCGCTTATTTCCTTGCCAATACAAGTTCCATCTATGCTGAGCTTGATTTCACTCCCGAACTAAAAGCAGGTGATGGCGATTTGAATCAGAATTCAATTTCAGCACTAGTGCTAATTGCGCTTGTTGCCATTGCGTTCTTTAAGCAAGATTTAGCGATGGACTTCTTGAATTTTGTTTGGGGTCGATTAAGTTCCGTAGCAAATGATTTAATGCAAAGACAAAATAAGAAAAAGGACAATCGCTTCCAAGAAGCGATTAACATTAAGGAAATCGAAGAGATAGCGGAGGGTATCAATTcgatcaaaaagaaaaagacgaaaaaaatttAG
- the LOC119658873 gene encoding uncharacterized protein LOC119658873: MSSYSSIVRKNTSPNGLGKVGKDNIQTGVLIEKNYCDRATGRKLSNIRLVDSSASNGSKKLSDDGCTNAQMKSERSKENALNVKSPIKNAIGNRQFIRKTETTHTLVTDSTGAYFLQSQTQTQSMISNDLEEFPALGTGRRHKRHSSSDRCDQTNLNGNYLQRSVLSPYATEFVYTGFFEKVLCDTSKEKDYENNNWKDGSDDSAVEEGNLSIMELTENERNDEMKETEEANTGFTSSSLSRRKYLSKLSADAKPFESRDKDDLDTVVKKRVDIFDATKIPFSVGAPPFVPRSCSQKGFCNTENSSTGTMPIVKSHHDQEWNESKEKTVRQSFSLDKKLFINKTEKNMAESRERESSPSTVLKVDDRLQSKSSLKLSIIKDKSDANDIVTKQNLCQVEGKKKYPLMPLPSTPERTCAVLNSRLQADANPFCFAREENQNSNSIDSVITSKKSIDELELKEGTVKGSSSSPEISGNTTICKQLNAVGGQKLTAMDEKTKTLHSDHKTSNTFESWCKDRNTLSQRSSFPNKTMNIVTTRNRYTEQCRKASSPSYTNTSCSADDSEISIPDHSNKTALPSKRDNPLQIKNTIQQSFSQDEATNEESKRSPVLKSSNSWDKDTRTTNVDESQTVALLKLQAMADSLIPKDTMKHQAQHGICPGQCASSVNGNIDTPEVFVSSRNITDPSNAKKGPTQFISSKLTVQRGSFNSKTMHEKVVQQHLNGLRMHNNEKVVMHIINNKPNQIFEGKVGGDRKLLQTHRIEQSSKNLQTFVSSVVSEESKAKFTPSLKTNTTIQSSTVNEFGYGNHVPKCSTPVHDSLKLNLLESRGNRMCSSQSIQYSKPMRPIYNVPRFLPPRPLISPTNGGTLELSNLRTIADRIMPKENVKELVVSNRNSKSLEDHLTHLKMQNNKDDLGRCSIEAHSVNCAKTVESANRDIDVTINKSFSKLSILPATSPPIPPRRNILNQNDLKNNSIIPTGKEENQISLNEDIGSIYSENKANTWLQALEQHYINKMATSDNIDSKESHSSQPSIIGPSEILNTDTILQKQIKNPFIVDTNMTINPQTTSSRCTNPFLDEQEIVSETSPLNTLTAVDIPKDPLWFYVDPKGETQGPFMSIEMAEWFHIGYFNDYLKVRRNCDKRFASIEEFLKLTGSSSPFLDSGSVPPLEIEEEIPRRSTNPFLYDI, encoded by the exons ATGAGTTCATATAGTTCCATTGTTCGTAAAAATACATCCCCCAATGGGCTCGGAAAGGTCGGGAAAGATAATATTCAAACAGGGGTCTTG ATTGAAAAAAACTACTGCGATCGAGCAACCGGTCGTAAACTATCAAATATTCGCCTTGTAGACTCCAGTGCGTCAAATGGTAGCAAGAAATTGAGTGATGATGGGTGCACAAATGCACAAATGAAATCTGAAAGAAGCAAAGAGAATGCACTGAATGTGAAATCACCAATCAAAAATGCTATTGGGAATCGACAGTTTATTCGAAAAACAGAAACAACTCACACACTTGTGACAGATTCAACGGGAGCATATTTTTTACAATCTCAAACTCAAACTCAGTCGATGATTAGCAATGATTTGGAGGAG TTCCCTGCATTAGGTACAGGTCGACGACATAAACGTCATTCAAGTAGCGACAGATGTGATCAGACaaatttaaatggaaattaCTTACAAAGATCAGTACTATCCCCATATGCAACAGAATTTGTATATACAGGCTTTTTTGAGAAAGTTTTATGTGACACTTCCAAAGAGAAGGATTATGAAAACAATAACTGGAAAGATGGCAGCGATGACTCTGCTGTTGAGGAGGGAAACCTTTCGATAATGGAATTAACTGAAAACGAAAGGAATGATGAAATGAAAGAAACAGAAGAAGCGAATACAGGTTTCACAAGCAGTTCCTTGTCGCGGAGGAAGTATTTGTCGAAACTGTCGGCCGATGCAAAGCCGTTTGAATCAAGAGATAAAGACGACCTTGATACTGTTGTTAAAAAACGTGTTGATATATTTGATGCAACAAAAATACCTTTTTCCGTGGGTGCGCCACCTTTTGTACCTAGATCATGTAGTCAAAAAGGTTTCTGCAATACCGAAAACTCTTCCACTGGTACTATGCCAATAGTCAAATCTCATCACGATCAGGAATGGAATGAATCGAAAGAAAAAACTGTTCGACAAAGCTTTtcactagataaaaaacttttcATTAATAAGACTGAAAAAAACATGGCAGAAAGTAGAGAACGTGAAAGTTCACCGTCAACCGTACTTAAGGTCGACGATCGTCTGCAAAGCAAATCATCGCTTAAGCTATCCATTATCAAAGACAAAAGTGATGCTAATGATATTGTGACAAAACAGAACCTATGTCAAGTTGAAGGTAAAAAAAAGTATCCACTGATGCCGTTACCATCTACACCAGAAAGGACGTGTGCAGTTTTGAATAGTCGGCTTCAAGCTGACGCGAATCCGTTTTGTTTCGCAAGGGAAGAAAACCAGAATTCGAATAGCATAGATTCAGTGATTACAAGCAAAAAATCCATAGATGAATTAGAACTGAAGGAAGGTACAGTGAAAGGTTCCTCAAGTTCTCCCGAAATTTCAGGCAATACAACGATTTGTAAACAACTGAATGCAGTGGGTGGACAGAAGTTAACCGCTATGGACGAAAAAACTAAAACATTGCACAGTGACCACAAAACATCAAACACCTTCGAAAGCTGGTGTAAAGACAGAAATACTCTTTCGCAAAGATCAAgttttccaaataaaaccatgaATATTGTCACAACTAGAAATAGGTATACAGAGCAATGCAGGAAGGCTTCATCACCTTCATACACTAATACTAGCTGCAGTGCAGATGATAGTGAGATTTCGATACCAGATCATAGTAATAAAACAGCTCTACCGTCAAAGCGAGACAATCCTTTGCAGATCAAGAATACGATTCAACAATCGTTTTCACAGGATGAAGCTACTAATGAGGAATCTAAACGCAGTCCGGTTCTTAAGTCCTCTAATTCATGGGACAAGGATACGCGTACAACAAACGTCGATGAATCACAAACTGTGGCCTTATTAAAATTACAGGCTATGGCCGATTCACTCATACCTAAAGATACCATGAAACATCAGGCTCAACATGGTATTTGTCCTGGGCAATGTGCTTCGTCAGTTAACGGAAATATCGATACACCTGAAGTTTTCGTTTCGTCACGTAATATTACAGATCCGAGCAATGCCAAAAAGGGCCCAACTCAATTCATTTCATCGAAGTTGACTGTGCAACGCGGTTCATTTAATTCGAAGACAATGCATGAGAAAGTGGTTCAGCAGCATCTGAATGGGCTCAGAATGCACAATAATGAGAAAGTAGTAATGcacattattaataataaaccaAACCAAATTTTTGAAGGTAAAGTAGGCGGTGATAGAAAACTGCTTCAGACACATAGAATTGAACAATCTTCAAAGAATTTGCAAACATTTGTAAGTTCGGTTGTATCTGAGGAATCAAAGGCTAAATTTACCCCATCATTAAAAACAAATACAACCATTCAAAGTAGCACCGTCAATGAATTCGGTTATGGGAATCATGTGCCGAAGTGCTCTACCCCAGTTCATGattctttgaaattgaatttactAGAAAGTCGTGGAAATAGAATGTGTAGTTCTCAATCGATTCAGTATAGCAAACCAATGAGACCAATTTACAATGTTCCTCGGTTTTTGCCCCCACGGCCTCTCATTTCACCAACTAATGGTGGAACATTGGAACTATCAAATTTACGAACGATTGCAGACCGAATTATGCCTAAGGAAAATGTGAAGGAGTTGGTAGTAAGTAACCGTAATTCCAAAAGCCTCGAAGATCACTTAACTCATTTGAAAATGCAAAACAACAAAGACGATTTAGGGCGGTGTTCAATAGAAGCCCATTCTGTGAATTGCGCGAAGACCGTCGAAAGCGCAAATCGAGACATTGATGTTACAATTAATAAGTCATTCAGCAAATTATCAATATTACCAGCGACTTCGCCACCCATTCCGCCAAGGCGAAACATTTTAAAtcaaaatgatttaaaaaataattcaataattcctactggaaaggaagaaaatcaaatttcacTGAACGAGGACATTGGCTCAATTTATAGTGAGAATAAAGCAAACACGTGGTTACAAGCTTTAGAGCAACATTATATAAACAAAATGGCAACAAGTGATAACATAGATAGTAAAGAATCTCACAGTTCACAACCCTCAATTATTGGCCCATCGGAGATCTTAAACACTGATACCATTCtgcaaaaacaaataaaaaatcctTTCATAGTGGATACAAACATGACCATCAATCCGCAAACGACTTCTTCGAGATGCACAAACCCATTTCTGGATGAACAAGAAATTGTCTCTGAAACCTCACCCCTTAATACATTGACTGCCGTAGACATACCAAAAGATCCTTTATGGTTTTATGTTGATCCAAAGGGTGAAACGCAAGGTCCATTTATGAGTATTGAGATGGCGGAATGGTTTCATATTGGATACTTTAATGATTACTTGAAAGTCCGAAGGAATTGTGATAAACGTTTTGCTAGCATAGAAGAATTTTTAAAGCTCACGGGAAGCAGCTCACCGTTTTTAGACTCAGGTTCAGTACCGCCATTAGAAATTGAAGAGGAAATCCCGAGAAGATCTACAAATCCCTTCCTTTATGATATATGA